The following coding sequences lie in one Fundulus heteroclitus isolate FHET01 chromosome 20, MU-UCD_Fhet_4.1, whole genome shotgun sequence genomic window:
- the mfap2 gene encoding microfibrillar-associated protein 2 yields MKVLLLICMPVLLAQAQYQERVLFPEVYDYYTPGAESQNPDGFPGSYQQQVQVEPEVLPENSEPTFETEPTEPGPLDCREEQYPCTRLYSVHKPCKQCLNSLCFYSLRRVYVVNKEICMRTVCAHEELLRADLCRDQFSRCGVMALSGQCASLGGSCGKSCGGC; encoded by the exons ATGAAAGTCCTCCTACTCATCTGCATGCCAG TTCTGCTCGCTCAGGCCCAGTACCAGGAACGGGTTCTCTTCCCGG AGGTGTATGATTATTATACTCCAG GAGCAGAATCTCAAAATCCAGACGGTTTTCCCGGATCCTACCAGCAGCAGGTCCAGGTCGAGCCCGAGGTCCTTCCGGAGAATTCAG AGCCCACCTTTGAGACGGAGCCCACAGAGCCTGGACCTCTGG ACTGCAGAGAGGAGCAGTATCCCTGCACCAGACTCTACTCAGTGCACAAACCATGCAAGCAGTGTCTGAACAGCCTCTGCTTCTACAG TTTGCGACGGGTTTATGTCGTCAACAAGGAGATCTGCATGAGGACCGTGTGCGCACACGAGGAGCTGCTCAGAG cGGATCTGTGTCGTGATCAGTTCTCTCGCTGTGGCGTGATGGCGCTGAGCGGTCAGTGTGCATCGCTCGGAGGAAGCTGTGGGAAAAGCTGCGGAGGCTGCTGA